Proteins found in one Xenopus laevis strain J_2021 chromosome 1L, Xenopus_laevis_v10.1, whole genome shotgun sequence genomic segment:
- the ube2l3.L gene encoding ubiquitin-conjugating enzyme E2 L3, with amino-acid sequence MAASRRLMKELEEIRKSGMKNFRNIQVDEANLLTWQGLIVPDNPPYDKGAFRIEINFPAEYPFKPPKITFKTKIYHPNIDEKGQVCLPVISAENWKPATKTDQVIQSLIALVNDPQPEHPLRADLAEEYSKDRKKFCKNAEEFTKKYGEKRPVD; translated from the exons atggcggccagCAGGAGGCTGATGAAG GAGCTTGAAGAGATCCGCAAATCTGGGATGAAAAATTTCCGTAACATACAGGTGGACGAAGCTAATTTACTGACCTGGCAGGGACTTATCGTTCCA GACAATCCTCCATATGACAAGGGAGCTTTTCGGATTGAAATCAACTTCCCAGCAGAATACCCATTTAAACCCCCCAAGATAACATTTAAAACCAAAATATATCATCCGAACATCGATGAGAAGGGCCAGGTATGTCTGCCGGTGATCAGCGCTGAAAACTGGAAACCAGCAACCAAAACTGACCAAG TCATCCAGTCTCTCATTGCCCTGGTCAACGACCCTCAACCAGAGCACCCACTGCGTGCGGACCTAGCCGAAGAATACTCAAAGGACCGTAAAAAATTCTGTAAGAATGCCGAAGAGTTTACAAAGAAATATGGAGAGAAGCGACCAGTGGACTAG